One region of Candidatus Methanoplasma cognatum genomic DNA includes:
- a CDS encoding NfeD family protein: MDATTIAIILMIAGLILLIIEALTPGFFAVVPGAVLVVVGVLGYFVGGFFDTWYLLVASVIIVTVVVTVGTIKLYQMLARPEPPTTTVVDSLIGREGVVMTDVKPGNLKGKVRIGSDSWSATSDNVIKTGAEVVVYAAEGVHVKVRQKDL, encoded by the coding sequence ATGGATGCAACAACGATAGCAATAATCCTTATGATAGCCGGCCTGATTCTGCTGATAATAGAGGCTCTGACGCCGGGATTCTTTGCAGTTGTACCTGGAGCGGTCCTTGTCGTGGTGGGCGTACTGGGCTACTTCGTCGGCGGTTTCTTCGACACATGGTATCTCCTCGTTGCATCGGTCATCATCGTCACAGTAGTGGTAACGGTGGGCACCATAAAATTATACCAGATGCTGGCCAGGCCCGAACCTCCTACCACGACCGTCGTCGATTCTCTGATAGGGCGGGAAGGAGTGGTGATGACCGACGTAAAGCCGGGAAACCTCAAAGGCAAGGTCAGGATAGGTTCCGACAGCTGGAGTGCGACGTCTGACAACGTGATCAAAACCGGGGCAGAGGTCGTTGTGTACGCCGCGGAAGGCGTTCATGTGAAAGTCAGGCAAAAAGACCTCTGA
- a CDS encoding SPFH domain-containing protein — translation MEDWFYGLVIVIAAALIAIMMSGVKIVQPYEQGVYMRLGKFIRILNQGLNFVTPLINVVVKIDLRTQVLDVPRQEVITKDNSPVGVDAIVYIKVTDPRNAFFEIVDYRFATMNLAQTTLRSIVGEMELDEILSNREKINTQLRDILDENTDKWGVKVESVEIREVDPARKVKDSMEEQTSAERRRRAAILQADGLKRAAILEAEGKKKSRILEAEGLQQSMVLEAEGKKVALILESQGEAQKLRIMSVGAAALDSKALSVLSMETLKVVGQGESSKIFFPMEVTRLMEGISEYVGSAVNVPDRPVSTMKDMEKVFGDVDDILGPIPKESEIRDRIAKADRIATAELAETADITNTIPKG, via the coding sequence ATGGAAGATTGGTTCTATGGATTGGTTATAGTTATTGCCGCAGCCCTCATTGCCATAATGATGAGCGGAGTGAAGATCGTTCAGCCGTATGAGCAGGGAGTGTACATGAGGCTCGGGAAGTTCATAAGGATCCTCAATCAGGGATTGAACTTCGTTACTCCTTTGATCAACGTTGTAGTGAAGATCGATCTGCGTACCCAAGTGTTGGACGTTCCGAGGCAGGAGGTCATTACCAAAGACAACTCCCCGGTGGGCGTTGATGCCATCGTCTATATCAAAGTCACGGATCCCCGCAATGCGTTTTTTGAGATTGTGGATTACAGGTTCGCTACAATGAATCTCGCGCAGACCACGCTGAGGTCGATCGTCGGAGAGATGGAGCTGGATGAGATCCTTTCTAACAGAGAAAAGATCAACACGCAGCTCAGGGACATACTCGACGAGAACACCGACAAGTGGGGAGTTAAGGTAGAGAGCGTGGAGATAAGAGAGGTAGACCCGGCAAGAAAGGTCAAGGACTCAATGGAGGAGCAGACGTCCGCCGAGAGGAGAAGACGTGCGGCCATCCTTCAGGCCGATGGTCTCAAGAGGGCCGCCATTCTGGAAGCTGAAGGCAAGAAGAAGTCAAGGATACTGGAGGCCGAAGGCCTGCAGCAGTCCATGGTGCTTGAAGCGGAAGGCAAGAAGGTTGCTTTGATACTCGAAAGCCAGGGAGAGGCTCAAAAACTGAGGATAATGTCCGTAGGTGCAGCCGCGCTGGATTCCAAGGCACTTTCAGTGCTTTCCATGGAAACGCTGAAGGTCGTCGGCCAAGGCGAGTCGTCCAAGATATTCTTCCCCATGGAGGTCACAAGGCTCATGGAAGGTATATCTGAATACGTAGGCAGTGCGGTGAACGTGCCGGATAGGCCCGTATCCACGATGAAGGACATGGAAAAGGTGTTCGGTGACGTGGATGACATCCTCGGCCCCA